A region from the Streptomyces lydicus genome encodes:
- a CDS encoding HNH endonuclease, with protein MPHVLVLNASYEPLGVVPLRRALILVLNEKAVSLEESGALMHSATHVIPAPSVVRLKRFVRVPFRGPVPLTRRALFARDGGRCMYCGGVATSVDHVIPRSRGGQHTWENVVAACRRCNHVKADRHVAEIGWRLRHQPAPPSGLAWRIIGTGHRDPRWLPYLQPYGADDALARIDAVSA; from the coding sequence GTGCCGCATGTTCTGGTCCTCAATGCGTCGTACGAGCCGCTCGGCGTCGTACCGCTCCGCCGCGCGCTCATCCTCGTCCTCAACGAGAAGGCTGTCAGCCTCGAGGAATCCGGCGCCCTGATGCACAGTGCGACCCATGTCATACCCGCTCCGAGCGTGGTCCGCTTGAAGCGGTTTGTGCGGGTGCCCTTTCGAGGCCCCGTTCCCCTGACCCGCCGGGCGCTGTTCGCCCGTGACGGCGGGCGCTGTATGTACTGCGGTGGCGTCGCAACCAGCGTCGACCACGTCATCCCGCGCAGCCGCGGAGGTCAGCACACCTGGGAAAACGTCGTCGCCGCGTGCCGGCGCTGCAACCACGTCAAGGCCGACCGCCATGTCGCCGAGATCGGCTGGCGGCTGCGGCACCAGCCCGCCCCGCCGTCGGGACTGGCGTGGCGGATCATCGGCACGGGCCATCGTGACCCGCGCTGGCTGCCGTATTTGCAGCCGTACGGCGCGGATGACGCCCTGGCCCGGATCGACGCCGTATCGGCGTAG
- the malQ gene encoding 4-alpha-glucanotransferase → MGRARLARLHGIATSYEPSPGRSVQITGDTVVAVLAALGVDASTPQAVRSALAAYEDRAARALLPGTVVARPGRPPDLAHLPEGTALRVETEGGAAAQDTPDPAASGPAALARLPLGVHVLHACAPDGRAARARLIVAPDRVPAPAGHSHGFLVQLYSLLSRQSWGMGDLGDLADLAAWSGRALGTGFLQLNPLHAAVPGPPTDPSPYRPSSRRFPDPVHLRIEDIPEYARLTGAARLRADELAARARALREGVLEEGALIDRDAVWALKREALELMCAVPLTPGRRAAYCDFLAEQGEALEDHATWCAIAERHGPDWRGWPDGLSDPRSPGTARLRPRLLDRIDFHSRLVWLTDQQLAAAQRTAREAGMGIGLVHDLAVGVHPLGADTWAQQGAFAAGMSVGAPPDAFNSRGQDWGLPPWRPDALAAAGFAPYRELLRGMLRHAGALRIDHVMGLFRLWWVPEGRPPTDGAYVRYDGEAMLSVLALEAHRAGAAVIGEDLGTVGPGVRAALAERGVLGTSVLWFERDYDGGGEAGGRDGEAGEGPSSAPAAEPATPEPAPAPAPAALARILAPEEWRSACLATVTTHDLPPTAARLTGEDVALRERLGLLAGPPERERSRARCERTEWLRELVRRGLLPEGAADEEAAVRAAHRFLLRTPARMVGIWLPDAVGDRRPQNLPGTWDEYPNWRLPIAGPDGRPHTLEELAASPRLHALMRDVSGGRW, encoded by the coding sequence ATGGGCCGCGCGCGGCTCGCCCGGCTGCACGGCATCGCCACGTCCTACGAGCCCTCGCCGGGCCGGAGCGTCCAGATCACCGGCGACACCGTCGTCGCCGTGCTCGCCGCACTGGGGGTCGATGCCTCGACCCCGCAAGCCGTCCGCAGCGCCCTGGCCGCGTACGAGGACCGCGCGGCCCGCGCCCTGCTTCCTGGCACCGTCGTCGCCCGCCCCGGCCGGCCGCCCGACCTCGCGCATCTCCCCGAAGGCACCGCCTTGCGGGTCGAGACCGAGGGCGGGGCGGCCGCACAGGACACACCGGACCCGGCGGCGTCCGGTCCGGCGGCCCTCGCCCGGCTGCCCCTGGGCGTCCATGTGCTGCACGCCTGTGCCCCCGACGGCCGCGCCGCCCGCGCCCGGCTGATCGTCGCGCCCGACCGGGTGCCCGCACCGGCCGGCCACAGCCACGGCTTCCTGGTGCAGCTCTACTCCCTCCTGTCCCGGCAGTCCTGGGGCATGGGCGACCTGGGGGATCTCGCCGACCTCGCCGCCTGGTCGGGGCGCGCGCTGGGCACCGGCTTCCTCCAGCTCAACCCGCTGCACGCGGCCGTCCCCGGCCCGCCCACCGACCCCTCGCCCTACCGGCCCTCCTCGCGCCGCTTCCCCGACCCGGTCCATCTGCGGATCGAGGACATCCCCGAGTACGCCCGGCTCACCGGCGCCGCCCGCTTACGGGCCGACGAGCTCGCCGCGCGGGCCCGTGCGCTGCGCGAGGGGGTGCTCGAAGAGGGCGCGCTGATCGACCGGGACGCCGTCTGGGCGCTCAAGCGCGAGGCCCTGGAGCTGATGTGCGCGGTCCCGCTCACCCCGGGCCGGCGGGCCGCGTACTGCGACTTCCTCGCCGAGCAGGGCGAGGCGCTGGAGGACCACGCCACCTGGTGCGCGATCGCCGAGCGGCACGGCCCCGACTGGCGCGGCTGGCCCGACGGGCTGAGCGATCCGCGCTCCCCGGGCACCGCCCGGCTGCGGCCGCGGTTGCTCGACCGGATCGACTTCCACAGCCGGCTCGTCTGGCTCACCGACCAGCAGCTGGCCGCCGCGCAACGGACCGCGCGGGAGGCCGGGATGGGCATCGGGCTGGTGCACGACCTCGCCGTCGGCGTCCACCCTTTGGGTGCCGACACCTGGGCGCAGCAGGGCGCCTTCGCCGCCGGGATGTCGGTCGGGGCGCCGCCGGACGCCTTCAACTCCCGCGGCCAGGACTGGGGGCTGCCGCCCTGGCGCCCGGACGCGCTGGCCGCCGCGGGCTTTGCCCCCTACCGGGAGCTGCTGCGCGGCATGCTGCGGCACGCCGGGGCGCTGCGCATCGACCATGTGATGGGCCTGTTCCGGCTGTGGTGGGTCCCGGAGGGCCGGCCCCCGACGGACGGCGCCTATGTCCGCTACGACGGTGAGGCGATGCTCTCGGTGCTGGCCCTGGAGGCGCACCGGGCCGGCGCCGCGGTGATCGGCGAGGATCTGGGCACCGTCGGGCCCGGGGTCCGTGCGGCGCTCGCCGAACGGGGCGTCCTGGGGACGTCGGTGCTGTGGTTCGAGCGGGATTACGACGGGGGTGGGGAGGCCGGCGGAAGGGACGGGGAGGCCGGGGAGGGTCCTTCCTCGGCGCCCGCCGCTGAGCCCGCCACCCCGGAACCCGCCCCGGCCCCGGCCCCCGCCGCCCTGGCCCGCATCCTGGCGCCCGAGGAGTGGCGCAGCGCCTGTCTGGCCACCGTCACCACCCACGATCTGCCGCCCACCGCGGCCCGGCTGACCGGCGAGGACGTCGCGCTGCGCGAACGGCTCGGGCTGCTCGCCGGGCCGCCGGAGCGGGAGCGCTCCCGCGCCCGCTGTGAACGCACCGAGTGGCTGCGGGAGTTGGTGCGGCGCGGCCTGCTGCCCGAAGGGGCGGCCGACGAGGAAGCGGCCGTCCGGGCCGCCCACCGCTTTCTGCTGCGGACGCCGGCGCGGATGGTGGGCATCTGGCTGCCCGACGCGGTGGGGGACCGCCGCCCGCAGAACCTCCCCGGGACATGGGACGAGTACCCGAACTGGCGCCTGCCGATCGCCGGCCCCGACGGCCGTCCGCACACCCTGGAGGAGCTGGCCGCCTCCCCCCGCCTGCATGCGCTGATGCGCGACGTGTCCGGCGGCCGGTGGTAG
- a CDS encoding beta-N-acetylglucosaminidase domain-containing protein, which produces MAGTTALAAAVIGGLLGGVPSAQAAPADPAVGAPERPDRPAGAGHTPAVWPRPQSMQELGDAVPLGREAVLVAASDTDPHTLDALRGLLRDAGVHTVRQQAPGDRLPAHGPVIHVGGEQAAHALRALRAPARGDLPAGGYRLAVGRVAGRDTVALDGVGADGLFHAAQTLRQLVTHRDGQRQLASVAVRDWPGTAVRGTTEGFFGQPWSQAQRLAQLDFMGRTKQNRYLYAPGDDPYRQARWRDPYPAGQRAGFRALAERARANHVTLGWAVAPGQAMCLSSEEDLRALRRKVDAMWALGVRSFQLQFQDVSYSEWHCDADADAFGTGPAAAARAQARVANALAAHLAQRHPQAGALSLMPTEYYQDGSTAYRRALSDALGDRIEVAWTGVGVVPRTITGGELSTARQVFGHPLETMDNYPVNDYAQDRIFLGPYRGREPAVATGSTALLANAMQQPLASRIPLFTAADYAWNPRDYHPGRSWDAAVDDLAGGDPRSRAALRALAGNASSSLLDRTESGYLQPLIDRFWKAREIAVNHGRPGRDPDLAKAAKALRAAFGTMSTAPRDLRPDLAAEVRPWAEQLARYGSAGVQAVDTLMAQAHDDGDAAWPAQRTAQRLRKECAHSPATVGKGVLAPFLERAMTEADAWTGARRTAPDPGDGAGAGTGERDGRTSLTVPFERTRPLAAVTALTAPGPSAAAVSMEAHVPGEGWRRLHRLSASGWTEAKTPRLRADAVRLTWAKSAHAPSVQAFTPWFDDTPAAGLELSRKESDARTGGSATVDALIYSRRPGDVRGKLAVKAPKGFTVHAPEVVTAPRGGTATVRVTVDIPENARSGTYEIPVEFGGAERTLTVRAYPRTGDRDLARGTVATSSGDETADFPASAATDGNPRTRWSSAPEDGAWLQFALAHPTRLGRLVLNWQDAYAARYRIQVSPDGRSWRTAATVRDGKGGRESVRMDAGNARFVRIQGDKRATRFGYSLWSVEAYAVAEARHPGNDKH; this is translated from the coding sequence GTGGCCGGAACCACCGCCCTGGCCGCCGCGGTCATCGGAGGTCTGCTCGGCGGGGTGCCCAGCGCCCAGGCGGCGCCCGCCGACCCCGCCGTCGGCGCCCCCGAACGGCCCGACCGGCCGGCCGGCGCCGGGCACACCCCCGCCGTCTGGCCGCGCCCGCAGTCGATGCAGGAGCTGGGCGACGCCGTGCCGCTCGGCCGCGAGGCGGTGCTGGTGGCCGCTTCGGACACCGACCCCCACACCCTGGACGCGCTGCGCGGCCTGCTGCGGGACGCCGGGGTGCACACCGTCCGGCAGCAGGCGCCCGGCGACCGGCTGCCCGCGCACGGGCCGGTGATCCACGTCGGCGGCGAGCAGGCCGCTCACGCGCTGCGGGCGCTGCGGGCACCGGCCCGCGGGGATCTGCCGGCCGGCGGCTACCGCCTGGCCGTGGGCCGGGTCGCGGGCCGGGACACCGTCGCCCTGGACGGCGTCGGCGCCGACGGCCTCTTCCACGCCGCGCAGACCCTGCGGCAGCTGGTCACCCACAGGGACGGCCAAAGGCAGCTGGCCTCGGTGGCCGTACGCGACTGGCCCGGCACGGCGGTGCGCGGCACCACCGAGGGGTTCTTCGGGCAGCCCTGGAGCCAGGCCCAGCGGCTCGCCCAGCTGGACTTCATGGGCCGCACCAAGCAGAACCGCTATCTGTACGCGCCGGGCGACGATCCGTACCGCCAGGCCCGGTGGCGCGACCCCTACCCGGCCGGGCAGCGCGCCGGCTTCCGGGCGCTGGCCGAGCGGGCCCGGGCCAACCACGTCACGCTGGGCTGGGCCGTCGCCCCGGGCCAGGCGATGTGCCTGTCGTCCGAGGAGGACCTGCGGGCGCTGCGGCGCAAGGTGGACGCCATGTGGGCGCTGGGCGTGCGCTCCTTCCAGCTGCAGTTCCAGGACGTCAGCTACAGCGAATGGCACTGCGACGCCGACGCGGACGCCTTCGGCACCGGCCCCGCGGCCGCGGCACGGGCACAGGCCAGGGTCGCCAATGCGCTCGCCGCGCACCTGGCGCAGCGGCATCCGCAGGCCGGGGCGCTCTCCCTGATGCCGACCGAGTACTACCAGGACGGCTCCACGGCGTACCGCCGGGCGCTGTCCGACGCGCTCGGCGACCGGATCGAGGTGGCCTGGACCGGTGTGGGCGTGGTCCCGCGGACCATCACCGGCGGCGAGCTGTCCACCGCCCGCCAGGTGTTCGGCCACCCGCTGGAGACCATGGACAACTACCCGGTCAACGACTACGCCCAGGACCGGATCTTCCTCGGGCCCTACCGGGGCCGGGAGCCGGCCGTCGCCACCGGCTCCACGGCGCTGCTGGCCAACGCCATGCAGCAGCCGCTCGCCTCGCGCATCCCGCTGTTCACGGCCGCCGATTACGCGTGGAATCCGCGCGACTACCACCCGGGCCGGTCCTGGGACGCGGCCGTCGACGATCTGGCGGGCGGCGATCCGCGCTCCCGTGCCGCCCTGCGCGCGCTGGCCGGCAACGCCTCCTCCTCGCTGCTGGACCGGACCGAGTCCGGCTATCTGCAGCCCCTGATCGACCGCTTCTGGAAGGCCCGCGAGATCGCGGTCAACCACGGCCGGCCGGGCCGGGACCCGGATCTCGCCAAGGCCGCCAAGGCGCTGCGGGCCGCGTTCGGCACCATGAGCACCGCGCCCCGGGACCTGCGCCCCGACCTGGCCGCCGAGGTCCGTCCGTGGGCCGAGCAGCTGGCCCGCTACGGCAGCGCCGGCGTCCAGGCCGTCGACACGCTCATGGCGCAGGCCCATGACGACGGCGACGCCGCCTGGCCGGCCCAGCGCACGGCGCAGCGGCTGCGCAAGGAGTGCGCGCACAGCCCGGCGACGGTCGGCAAGGGGGTGCTGGCCCCGTTCCTGGAGCGGGCGATGACCGAGGCCGACGCCTGGACCGGCGCCCGCCGCACCGCCCCCGATCCCGGCGACGGCGCCGGCGCCGGCACCGGCGAGCGCGACGGCCGGACGTCCCTGACCGTCCCCTTCGAGCGGACCCGCCCGCTCGCCGCGGTGACCGCGCTGACCGCCCCGGGCCCGTCCGCGGCCGCCGTCTCCATGGAGGCGCATGTCCCCGGCGAGGGCTGGCGCCGCCTCCACCGGCTCTCCGCCAGCGGCTGGACCGAGGCGAAAACGCCCCGGCTGCGTGCCGACGCGGTACGGCTGACCTGGGCGAAGAGCGCGCACGCGCCCTCCGTGCAGGCCTTCACGCCCTGGTTCGACGACACCCCGGCGGCCGGGCTCGAACTGTCCCGCAAGGAGTCGGACGCCCGGACCGGCGGCAGTGCGACGGTGGACGCCCTGATCTACTCCCGCCGCCCCGGCGACGTCCGCGGGAAGCTGGCGGTCAAGGCGCCCAAGGGCTTCACCGTGCACGCCCCCGAGGTGGTCACCGCACCGCGCGGCGGCACGGCCACGGTCCGCGTCACCGTCGACATCCCCGAGAACGCCCGCTCGGGGACGTACGAGATCCCGGTGGAGTTCGGCGGCGCGGAGCGCACCCTCACGGTGCGCGCCTATCCCCGCACCGGTGACAGGGACCTGGCGCGCGGCACCGTCGCCACCTCCTCGGGGGACGAGACCGCGGATTTCCCGGCGTCGGCGGCCACCGACGGCAACCCCCGGACCCGCTGGTCCTCCGCCCCGGAGGACGGCGCCTGGCTGCAGTTCGCGCTGGCCCATCCGACCCGCCTCGGCCGGCTCGTCCTGAACTGGCAGGACGCCTACGCCGCCCGCTACCGCATCCAGGTCTCGCCGGACGGCCGCAGCTGGCGCACGGCGGCCACGGTCCGGGACGGCAAGGGCGGCCGCGAGTCCGTCCGGATGGACGCCGGGAACGCCCGGTTCGTCCGCATCCAGGGCGACAAGCGGGCCACCCGCTTCGGCTACTCGCTGTGGTCGGTGGAGGCGTATGCGGTCGCGGAGGCACGGCACCCGGGCAACGACAAGCACTGA
- a CDS encoding acyl-ACP desaturase: protein MTIAPARHNGELGQAAWSDAQLLYALEEVVEKELNRHLKIAKDWMPHEYVPWSDGRNFPGPLDGDAWDPEQSKVSDIGRIALVVNLLTEDNLPSYHHEIATLFGRDGAWGTWVHRWTAEEGRHGIVMRDYLLTSRAVDPDELERFRMAHMSEGFESDNSHSMLHSVAYVAFQELATRISHRNTGHHSGDPVCDRMLSRIATDENLHMVFYRNLLGAAFEMAPDQTMCAVRDVVTGFRMPGHGMPGFERSAARMAIGGIYNLRIHHDDVLQPVLRYLKVLEIGGLGPAGLAAQEELGLFMDGLDGQARKFDERQAAILARREANRRG, encoded by the coding sequence GTGACCATCGCCCCCGCCCGCCATAACGGAGAGCTCGGCCAGGCCGCCTGGAGCGACGCCCAGTTGCTCTACGCGCTCGAAGAGGTCGTCGAGAAGGAACTCAACCGCCATCTGAAGATCGCCAAGGACTGGATGCCCCACGAGTACGTACCGTGGAGCGACGGGCGCAACTTCCCCGGGCCGCTGGACGGTGACGCCTGGGACCCCGAGCAGTCCAAGGTCAGCGACATCGGCCGGATCGCCCTCGTGGTCAACCTCCTCACCGAGGACAACCTCCCCAGCTACCACCACGAGATCGCCACCCTCTTCGGCCGCGACGGCGCCTGGGGCACCTGGGTGCACCGCTGGACCGCCGAGGAGGGCCGGCACGGCATCGTGATGCGGGACTACCTGCTCACCAGCCGGGCGGTCGACCCGGACGAGCTGGAGCGGTTCCGCATGGCCCACATGTCGGAGGGCTTCGAGTCCGACAACTCGCACAGCATGCTGCACTCGGTGGCGTACGTCGCCTTCCAGGAACTGGCCACCCGGATCTCGCACCGCAACACCGGCCACCACTCCGGCGACCCGGTCTGCGACCGGATGCTGTCCCGGATCGCCACTGACGAGAACCTGCACATGGTCTTCTACCGCAACCTCCTCGGCGCGGCCTTCGAGATGGCCCCCGACCAGACCATGTGCGCGGTGCGCGATGTCGTCACCGGCTTCCGGATGCCCGGCCACGGCATGCCCGGCTTCGAGCGGTCGGCCGCCCGGATGGCCATCGGCGGGATCTACAACCTGCGGATCCACCACGACGACGTGCTGCAGCCGGTGCTGCGCTACCTGAAGGTGCTGGAGATCGGCGGGCTGGGCCCGGCCGGGCTGGCCGCGCAGGAGGAGCTGGGCCTGTTCATGGACGGGCTGGACGGCCAGGCGCGGAAGTTCGACGAGCGCCAGGCCGCCATCCTCGCCCGCCGCGAGGCCAACCGCCGCGGCTGA
- the alc gene encoding allantoicase, whose amino-acid sequence MTAHPAADPTDPHANDANPYGGGDPYADYRGGDFPFTSLVDLADRRLGAGVIAANDEFFAERENLLKPTPAVFDPEHFGHKGKIMDGWETRRRRGTDGDHPFPDDDAHDWALIRLAAPGVIRGIVVDTAHFRGNYPQQVSIEATALPGSPGPGELLAGQVKWEELVPRTPVRGHAANGFEVTVERRFTHLRLKQHPDGGIARLRVHGEVVPDPEWLDVLGTLDLASVLHGGTVEDASDRFYSSPAQLIRPDHSRKMDDGWENRRRRVKGTNDWVRFRLAAQGEIRAVEIDTAYLKGNSAGWAALSGCDGDPADEASWFEILPKARLQPDTPHRFRLPRAVTATHVRLDVFPDGGLARLRLHGDLTAAGRAALGSRFDALGG is encoded by the coding sequence ATGACCGCCCACCCGGCCGCCGACCCCACCGATCCGCACGCCAACGACGCGAACCCGTACGGCGGCGGAGACCCCTACGCCGACTACCGCGGCGGGGACTTCCCCTTCACCTCCCTCGTCGACCTCGCCGACCGCCGCCTCGGCGCCGGGGTGATCGCCGCGAACGACGAGTTCTTCGCCGAGCGCGAGAACCTGCTGAAGCCCACCCCGGCGGTCTTCGACCCCGAGCACTTCGGCCACAAGGGCAAGATCATGGACGGCTGGGAGACCCGCCGCCGCCGTGGCACCGACGGCGACCACCCCTTCCCGGACGACGACGCGCACGACTGGGCGCTGATCCGGCTCGCCGCCCCCGGCGTGATCCGCGGCATCGTCGTCGACACCGCCCACTTCCGCGGCAACTACCCCCAGCAGGTCAGCATCGAGGCCACCGCGCTCCCCGGCAGCCCCGGCCCCGGGGAACTGCTCGCCGGCCAGGTGAAGTGGGAGGAGCTGGTCCCGCGCACCCCCGTCCGCGGCCACGCCGCCAACGGCTTCGAGGTCACCGTGGAGCGCCGCTTCACCCACCTCCGCCTCAAGCAGCACCCCGACGGCGGGATAGCGCGCCTGAGGGTCCACGGCGAGGTCGTGCCGGACCCGGAGTGGCTCGATGTGCTGGGCACCCTCGACCTGGCCTCGGTGCTGCACGGCGGCACCGTCGAGGACGCGTCCGACCGCTTCTACTCCTCGCCCGCCCAGCTCATCCGGCCCGATCACTCCCGCAAGATGGACGACGGCTGGGAGAACCGCCGCCGCCGGGTCAAGGGCACGAACGACTGGGTCCGCTTCCGGCTCGCCGCCCAGGGCGAGATCCGCGCCGTGGAGATCGACACCGCCTACCTCAAGGGCAACTCGGCGGGCTGGGCGGCCCTGTCCGGGTGCGACGGCGACCCGGCCGACGAGGCCTCCTGGTTCGAGATCCTGCCGAAGGCCAGGCTCCAGCCCGACACCCCGCACCGTTTCCGGCTGCCGCGGGCCGTGACGGCCACCCACGTACGGCTGGACGTCTTCCCCGACGGCGGCCTGGCACGGCTGCGCCTGCACGGCGACCTCACCGCGGCCGGCCGCGCCGCCCTCGGCAGCCGCTTCGACGCCCTGGGCGGCTGA
- a CDS encoding LysR family transcriptional regulator, whose product MADWDLKKLRILRTLHELGTVTATAEALHLTPSAVSQQLTGLARALGVTLLEAHGRRVRLTDAAQLVLRHAEAVFAQLERADADLLGYLQGEAGQVRIGAFSTAIPALVVPAALELRRSHPGLSVVVREAEAEAAYELLAEGSVDLALSLAAHAPTPRDPKFSRVSLLADPLDVALPAGHPLAGEPGLRLADLADEPWIFGSSGPWSQITTTACESAGFVPEQAHAAADWSAIWAMVAAGMGVALVPRMAMAGGLGAAGRGAEEPGVRGGREGGGVAVRVLHADQPRRHVVAAVRRGSEGAPGLARVLAALRQAAAAQTPEDPTVQPG is encoded by the coding sequence ATGGCCGACTGGGACCTCAAGAAGCTGCGCATCCTGCGCACCCTCCACGAGCTGGGCACGGTCACCGCGACCGCCGAGGCGCTGCACCTGACGCCCTCGGCGGTCTCCCAGCAGCTGACCGGCCTGGCCAGGGCGCTCGGGGTCACACTGCTGGAGGCGCACGGCCGGCGGGTCCGGCTGACCGACGCCGCGCAGCTGGTGCTGCGGCACGCCGAGGCGGTCTTCGCCCAGCTGGAGCGCGCGGACGCGGACCTGCTCGGCTACCTCCAGGGCGAGGCGGGCCAGGTGCGGATCGGCGCCTTCTCCACGGCGATCCCGGCCCTGGTGGTCCCGGCCGCCTTGGAGCTGCGCCGCAGCCACCCGGGCCTGTCGGTCGTCGTACGGGAGGCGGAGGCGGAGGCCGCCTACGAGCTGCTGGCCGAGGGCAGCGTCGATCTGGCGCTGTCGCTGGCCGCGCACGCCCCCACCCCGCGCGACCCCAAGTTCAGCCGGGTCTCACTGCTCGCCGACCCGCTGGACGTGGCGCTGCCGGCCGGCCATCCGCTGGCCGGCGAGCCGGGGCTGCGGCTGGCCGACCTGGCGGACGAGCCCTGGATCTTCGGCAGCAGCGGGCCCTGGTCGCAGATCACCACGACCGCCTGCGAGAGCGCCGGCTTCGTGCCCGAGCAGGCGCACGCCGCCGCCGACTGGAGCGCGATCTGGGCGATGGTGGCGGCGGGGATGGGAGTGGCGCTGGTGCCCCGGATGGCGATGGCGGGTGGCCTGGGCGCCGCCGGGCGCGGTGCGGAGGAACCCGGCGTGCGGGGCGGGCGCGAGGGCGGGGGAGTGGCGGTGCGGGTGCTGCACGCCGACCAGCCGCGCCGCCATGTGGTCGCCGCCGTCCGCCGCGGCTCCGAGGGGGCGCCGGGCCTGGCCCGGGTGCTGGCCGCGCTCCGGCAGGCGGCCGCGGCCCAGACGCCGGAGGACCCGACCGTTCAGCCCGGCTGA